The Pseudomonas kermanshahensis genome includes a window with the following:
- a CDS encoding glycosyltransferase, which produces MIAVVIPAHNEARRLGRCLKSVRAAADQAELAGYRVEILVVLDRCSDGSAAVARRHQVQTLEVHAGNVGMARSAGASQMIEQGASWLACTDADSQVPPHWLLSQLACGADVVCGTVHVERWQPWQNAALRRLYLSHYQAREGHRHIHGANLGVSAQAYLRIGGFQPLPAHEDVQLVRDLEAHGAQISWTARHSVATSSRRDSRAREGFGDFLAGLEASPS; this is translated from the coding sequence ATGATTGCCGTGGTCATACCCGCGCACAACGAAGCGCGCCGCCTGGGTCGTTGCCTCAAGTCCGTGCGGGCGGCTGCAGACCAGGCTGAGTTGGCGGGCTATCGGGTCGAAATACTGGTGGTGCTGGACCGCTGCAGCGATGGTAGTGCGGCGGTTGCCAGGCGGCACCAGGTGCAGACACTGGAAGTGCACGCAGGCAATGTTGGCATGGCGCGCAGTGCCGGCGCGTCACAGATGATCGAACAGGGCGCCAGCTGGCTGGCCTGTACCGATGCCGACAGCCAGGTGCCGCCGCATTGGTTACTGTCGCAACTGGCGTGTGGTGCGGACGTGGTCTGTGGCACCGTGCATGTGGAGCGCTGGCAGCCCTGGCAGAATGCCGCGTTGCGCCGGTTGTACCTGAGCCATTATCAGGCGCGAGAGGGGCACCGGCATATCCATGGCGCCAACCTTGGGGTCAGTGCACAGGCGTATTTGCGTATCGGGGGGTTCCAGCCGTTGCCGGCCCATGAAGACGTACAACTGGTGCGCGACCTGGAGGCGCACGGTGCGCAGATCTCCTGGACGGCACGGCACAGCGTGGCGACCAGCAGCCGACGCGACAGCCGCGCCCGGGAAGGGTTTGGGGATTTTCTGGCAGGCCTTGAAGCCTCCCCCTCCTGA
- a CDS encoding Ku protein, which yields MARAIWKGAISFGLVHIPVSLNTAVRTERVDFDWLDKRSMEPVGYKRVNKVTGKEIDKEHIVKGVEYEKGRYVVISEEEIRTARPEATQTIDIFSFVDAGEIPLQHFDTPYYLAPDRRGGKVYALLRETLASTGKVALATVVLHTRQHLTLLRPLDDALVMITLRWPEEVRGLETLELDKSVTDTKVDKRELDMAKRLVEDMSGPWQPDEYHDAFRQTIMDLVEEKASKGKISVVEKGEGGSAEKSADIIDLTELLKRSLGGKGGATGKKKPAKRTRKAS from the coding sequence ATGGCTAGGGCAATCTGGAAAGGCGCGATCAGCTTTGGGCTGGTGCACATCCCTGTCTCGCTCAATACCGCTGTGCGCACCGAGCGGGTGGATTTCGACTGGCTCGACAAACGCAGCATGGAGCCGGTCGGGTACAAGCGGGTCAACAAGGTCACAGGCAAGGAAATCGACAAGGAGCACATCGTCAAAGGTGTGGAGTATGAAAAAGGCCGCTATGTGGTGATCAGCGAGGAGGAGATCCGCACGGCCCGGCCAGAAGCGACCCAGACCATTGATATTTTCTCGTTCGTCGATGCCGGTGAAATCCCCCTTCAGCACTTCGATACCCCGTATTACCTGGCCCCCGACCGCCGTGGCGGCAAGGTTTACGCGCTGCTGCGCGAGACCCTGGCGAGTACCGGCAAGGTGGCCTTGGCCACGGTGGTGTTGCATACCCGTCAGCACCTGACGCTGCTGCGCCCGCTGGACGATGCACTGGTGATGATCACCTTGCGCTGGCCAGAGGAAGTGCGAGGGCTGGAGACGCTGGAACTGGACAAGAGCGTGACCGACACCAAGGTAGACAAGCGTGAACTGGACATGGCCAAGCGGCTGGTGGAGGACATGAGCGGGCCGTGGCAGCCGGATGAATACCACGATGCGTTTCGCCAGACGATCATGGACCTGGTGGAAGAGAAGGCCAGTAAAGGCAAGATCAGCGTGGTCGAGAAGGGCGAGGGCGGCAGTGCAGAGAAAAGTGCCGACATCATCGACCTTACCGAGTTGCTCAAGCGCAGTTTGGGGGGCAAGGGTGGGGCTACTGGCAAGAAGAAGCCTGCCAAGCGGACCCGGAAGGCTTCTTGA